The DNA sequence GATCAGGTCTTTCACGGATTGAATCATCTCTTCGTTGATCTTTTGGTGGCTGGAAAAACTCATGTCATCTGCGTAGCGGGTATATACCCACAGCATGTTCGTAGCGTATGCCTGGAGGGTGTCGTCTAGTGAGCGGCAGGCAAAATTAGACAGGGTAGGGGAGGTAGGCGTGCCCATCGGCAGGCGTTCCTGATAAGTACATAGATCGGCGATTAAATCCGCCAGTTCTCCTTTGAATCGGAAGGGTTTTTCCAGGAAAATCTGTAAGACCATTCCTCGGCTCACACTATGAAAAAAGTCTTTAAGGTCGATATTGAGCAAATAGGGGCGACCCAAGTGTTTTTGCGCGTTGGTTAGTACGTTGCGGCGATCATCATCGTTGCGGACACCAGATACAAAACCGTAGGCGGCGTTTGATTTTTCGAAGAAGTAGGTACTTTGCAAATAGCGGTTCAGCTGCGAAAGAACTTTCTTCAAAGGCGCAGAAGGGTTTTCTATTTGCCGTTCTCCACCTCCCTTTTTGGGGATCGTGAAGGTTTTGTAACTTGGCTGTTGGGCCATCAATTTCAATTGCTGAGGATGGGTTTTTAGAAGTTTTCCCAACTCAGTTATGGAGCGGATGCTGCAAATAACCGCCTTGTTGTTTTGATGTTGTTGCCGGGTTTGCTTGTTCATCGTTATTGTTTTAGTATGGATCGTGGTCTTCAATAAAATGATGAAGTAGCTTGCCTGTTTTTTTCATGTTGAACACAAATAAAAAACCGCCCGACGATGTGGGCGGTTTGTGAAAACTAGCGGGTTTTGGGGGGAGCACCCTCGGTTTTAGAACCAGGTAACTAAGATTTTTGTACTTGAAAATAGGGCGTGGGATGTTTTTTGACAGGCTCCATCCGCTGGTGTTGCTCAAGACAATTGAGGGCAGCTTCCCAATTGTTGTTGAAACTTAGTAAAATGACTTTCAAGCCGTGAAGGCAAGCGTAGAGCTCTTCGTTAAGGAGCGTTTCCAAGAGGGGCGATTCTTCTTCCTGCCCGTGAAAAAGATAATCATAAATCTGCTTGAGTACACTTGAATCCGCAGGATTTACCTTCATAAGTTCTGGCATGAGCTCATGTAGCCAGGTTGTTAATAGGGGATAATCGAATAAAGCGTGGACACGAGGACCGGCTCCTTGCCCAAATGGCATAACCAGTTGTTGGTGCTTTTTCGGGTTCATAATAGATTGGTTGAGAATGAGATAATTTATTGATAATGGGTATGCAAAAAGTTAGTAGTGTGAATAACAAAACAAGGTAACAACACCATCCTGATCGCCTGATGAGCAGGATGGTGTTACCACTAGGAGCTTATTAACAATGGCATTTTGTCGCCCGGCCATTTGGCTACTCCCGGAAGCCTAGATCTCCCAAATAAGCTTGTAAGTCTTTTTTGATGCGAAAAATCCTTGTCCCGACTGTTTGATGGTTGAGGCCTACCATTTTGGCAATTTCTTTAGCTTGGTAGCCTTCCAGGTAGTGGACAAAAATTTCGTAGTCCATGGATTTCAATCGCACTTTAACGATACGTAAAAGATCTTCCAGGGAATATTCTTTTGCCGACTCGTCCTTACCTGTTGCCAAGACTTTCTCCTGGCAGAATTCTTCTTCCCGGATTTTTCGTTTTTGCTGTTTACGGTTGGTATTGAGTATTTCGTTTTTGATGATCGACATCAAGTACTTAACACCATGCTGTTGATAGCCAGCAAAAATGACCTCCGAGTTAGTTATCACCTTCAAGTAGAACATTTGCAGGTAATCGTCTCCTTTTAGCGGGAGGTGAGAAAACCTTTTGGCTACCGAAATGCTGTAAGTCAACAACATTTTATGGTACTTCCGGTGTAAGCATTCCACCAAATTTTCGGGGGAACCCATTGGTAGTAATTTTGCCATTGTTGTGAAGTGTTTGGTGAAAAACGATTTGCTGTTCGCTTGTCAGCTTTCACTTATTCAACACAGCTGAGGCCAATGTCTTTTCCAATTCAAGGTGATCTATTTGTTAAGTATTTCTCGCTTTGGCTTAACATTAGAATAACATTTTGATTTTCGACTTACGTTGGGTATAAAGTTTGGTGAAAATCAGTTTAGCGTTTTTAATGCTATGCTTGGTCTTTGAAGTTGTAAATAGAGAGGTTCATTACGCTTCGCAGATAGGGGACGTTACTGAACGACTTTTTTTTTCATCATTGGCGCTGTTTTTTTTAAAAAAAATCATGGTTGTGCCGGGGAAAAAATAACAGCTCAAAAACATTATCTGAGTGAAGGCGGGGGGATAAGCTTCCCGTGAAAACGAAGTGTCATGATGAATTTAGATCCAGCCACAGCTTTGAATCTTATTCTAGGAGGCATCCTTTTGGGAGTAATCATTTTTGCGCGTCTCTTTGCTTTTGCCCTGGGAAACGCCTGGCGACGTGAACGCTACCAGGAACATTATAGCACAGGAGCTTCTTTCCGGGGAGGCCTGGAACTATTTGTTCTCTTTGGGATTTTGCTATTGATTTGGTGGAGTTGGGCTGCCCCTAAGGAATCTACGTCAGAGACATCTCCTGATTCCTACCACCGTTTAGAATCCTTGATGGAGGTGAGTGAGGGAATTGAGCAGCGCAGTCCCGTACTCTATCTATCGGCGATTCCTGTCGAAGAAGATTTTTTTGCTGGTAGCAGTTTTTACTTGCAGGTAGCTGCTTACGAAAATGAACCAGCCGCAACCCTACATTTAGCAAAATTATTAGAAGCCGGTCATCCCGCAGAAATAAGATTCCCACGGGCGGAAGACGCGCGCTCGTTCTGGCGCGTTTGGATTGGCCCATTTCTCCATCGGGAAGCAGTAGATTCCTATCAGCAACAGCATCAATTGAAAGGGTTAATTCGCGAAGAATTCCCTCACTTATAAGGGACGGAGAAAAAGAAAATAGGTTTATTTCCATCAAACTACTAAACGACATTCGCACAAACAACCGGAAAAGGAAAATTCTCTCATTTCATCTTTAAATTCCTTTTCTATGCAATGGATCATCCCTGTTCAGATTCTTGTCGCCATCATCATCGGCGGCACCGTAGCCCGTTCCCTTAGTGGTGTCATCAGAGCCCTGGTCGTCCGGTCTATTCCCGTGGAAAAACGTCTTTCCGAAGAAAGCTTTAATATTCAAACCCGGACGAGCACCATTATTGGTGCGGCTGTTGCTTTACTAGTTGCGGGAGGTATTTACTGGGGGATAGAAAGTGTCAAAAGCTACTTCCCTAAGGAGCCTCTAATGGTAGAAGAACAGACCGTTATTCTGCCCTTCACTCCCCCAACGAAGGAGAAAGATGTGGAAAGTGAAGAAGTGCCTATTTCTGCTCCTATCACGTCATCACCTGCACAAGCGACTATTCCAGATGCATCGCCAGCAACCAGGCCCACAGCCTACGAGGCATCCGTTCCGATTCAAACTGGTAAAGGAACTTACTACCTGCAATTAGGCGCTTATGTGGATGGGACAAAGGCTTTGCGTCATGCACAACGACTCCGCGAGCGTTATGGCAGCCTATTGCAAACAGTACAACTGCCAGAAACGACTGGTCCAAACAAAGTACTATTAGGGCCTTTCCTCACCCGGAGGGATGTTGTCCGCTATCGGCAACAACATCAGCTAAAAGGCTTTGTTCGCCATCTGCCATAGACCTGGAATACGAAAGATTTTACCGGTTGTTTCCTGTGCCTTTCGTTCGCCGCTGCTCCTGTCTTGGGGTGGCGGTTTTTTAGCTCCATCCTCCGGCTCTTCCGATACGATCCTTGATCTATCGGAACTAGACCTGCGGTGCACGTCCAGCTTCCTCCCGAGGAAGGAGTGAGACGCAGCGTTGGATGTCATACGCTTTACGGAGACTCATCCTTGTAGGCTAGTTACTCGGTGATGCTACGGGCCACGGCCCGCCCATATCCTCCGCCCGGGCGGAGGTGGCCCGGAGGGTCGGAGGTGGGGTACAGGCTTGGTCGGAAGTAGCCTACTCGTCTGGTAGGGTCTATTCCAAGCATCAGGTGGGCTATCCCGTTGGCGAGGGTGGTCATAGGTCGATTCGACATGTACTTCCAATACAAACAACAAGCATTCAGGGGTATCCTCCTGATCCAACCTCCCCCGGAACTTTGATGAGGGATTCCCGACCAAACCTCCACATAAGCTTTGGTCGGGATACGTTTTAACTTCCTTTCTAGTCCTGATTTGCCTATGCTGGTTGGTCGCTAGACATACCCCGTCCCGATCCAACCTCCCTCGGAGCTTCGATACGGGATTGAAACCTGCGGAGCACGTTTCAACTTTTCCTTAGTCTATGGTTCCTTTAGCTGGTTAAGCGCTAGACGTACCCCGTCCCGATCCAACCTCCCTCGGAGCTTTGATACGGGATTGAAACCTGCGGAGCACGTTTCAACTTTTCTTTGTTCTGAGATTACTCTAACTGGTTAGGTCGCTAGACGTACCCCGTACGGCTAGTCCCGATAGATTTGCAAGAATCGTATCGGGATCGCAGTCCTCACTGTAATGGATGGCGACTTCTATCTCCCTTATGTAAATCTTAGAATTATGATCTGGATGGTCGCAGTCCTCACTGTAATGGATGGCGACTTCTATTGGATTGTATTTTGAGTTTTCAACATGTCACTGGGTCGCAGTCCTCACTGTAATGGATGGCGACTTCTATAGCGATGTTGGGAGTGCTTATCGCATTATCACCGTCGCAGTCCTCACTGTAATGGATGGCGACTTCTATAGCGGAGCGTGCGGGTGAAGGGGGAACCCATATCCGTCGCAGTCCTCACTGTAATGGATGGCGACTTGAAGTTCTGCTATATTTTAAAAATCCAAAAAAATGGGTCGCAGTCCTCACTATAATGGATGGCGACTTGAAGCTGGGTTCCTTGAAGCTGGGCGCCGGCCTGAAGTCGCAGTCCTCACTATAATGGATGGCGACTTGAAGCATGAGACTTTCAGTTGCTGTGCTCTTCGCACTGTCGCAGTCCTCACTATAATGGATGGCGACTTGAAGAGCTTGATGCATCAACAAACTACATATTGTTGCGTCGCAGTCCTCACTATAATGGATGGCGACTTGAAGCATGAGACTTTCAGTTGCTGTGCTCTTCGCACTGTCGCAGTCCTCACTATAATGGATGGCGACTTGAAGGTGGAGTAAGAACCGTAAGAAGTAGTGTAAGAAGTCGCAGTCCTCACTATAATGGATGGCGACTTGAAGTTTATTCATGACTATTACTTCACTTGCACTTCCGTCGCAGTCCTCACTATAATGGATGGCGACTTGAAGACTCCATAAAATCATTACTTATGGAACGAATCATGTCGCAGTCCTCACTATAATGGATGGCGACTTGAAGAAAACTATTGCTTATGTGTGTTAACTTAGTTGTCGCAGTCCTCACTATAATGGATGGCGACTTGAAGGCCGGATTTTGGAAAAACTTGATAAAGATAAGTATTTCAGTGAAAAACAAATAAGATGATTTTTTAATAACATGGTTGAAAATGATTTTTCGTTAGATTTTAACATTTGTTAAAATGTGAAAACAGGGTGTTTTTTGAATATTCAGAATTAAGCAAGATTGCCATAATGTACTGGTTGTTAGTAGTTTATGGTTTTGGTGAAAACATTTTGTCTTTTTGGTGGCTTCTAAAAATGCAAAAATCTGCTTAGGTTAAAAAATGATTATGTATTAATTTGTAAATCAATTGATTAAGTGACATAAAAACAAATCTTACTTAACATAATGATTACACAAAAAGTTATTTTTTCTACAAATAGCTTTTTGCAGTCAATTTCCCATGATCAGGATGTCAAAGAACATTACTTAATGATGGCTTTAAGATAAGGGAAAACTTTGAATTTGGTGGGTTTTTACTTCCTTTTTTGGGGTAAGCTGTAAGTCGCTACCATAAGGTTGTTTTGATCTGCCAGCGCGGAGAACCGCAGCAAATCCGGGGAGAAGTCTGGGCAAAGCAACAAGCCAATACTGGGAGCATCGTGGGCAGGGCGGTATTGCTGATCAAAGAGCCGTACATAAGTATCCAACTGGCCAATATCACGGTGGGTGAGGGGTGTGGTTTTCAACTCTATCAGTAGATGACAACGACGGGAGATGTGATAAAAAAGGAGGTCTACAAAATAGCGTTGCCCTCCGGGTAAACAGAGCATCTGCTGCCGGTTGACAAAGCTAAAGCCAGGCCCTAATTCGAGCAATAAATGGAGCAATTGATCGCATAGGTGTGCTTCTAATTGCAATTCTGATAAGGTGGATGTATCCGGTAGTAAGAAATCAAAGACGTAATGTGCTTTGATACCCAGTGGCGAGGCTTGTTGTTGGCGCTGGAAGAAGTGGGTGCGTATTTGTCGTTCCAATTCCCGCGCGGTCCAATTATGGCGAGCGCTCTGATGGAGGTAAAAATGTCGGGCTTCGGCATTTGCCAGCGCAAGAAGCAAACGGTAATGTTGCCAACGTAGCCTTAGATCAAGCTCCTCCTTAATGGGGAAAGCCAGGTAGAAGCGATAAGCAAGCCGAAGCTCCGTCACCGAGCAACTCCCCGAGTTCAGGGCTACTAGGCCACCTGCCTGTTGCCTGAAAAAAGCAGTAGCATTAAGTTGACTTTGCGATAGCGCTTGAGCCAGGTATTGGCCCAACAGCCACCGCTTCAATAAAAGACCATTGCTGGTGTTTTCTCGCGCGAATAAGTGGCGCCTTAAGGTATTTTCGGGGAGCATGCAGCGGCGTTTTCAAGATGAAGGAAAACCGGAATCAACTGCTGCCTTTCATTTAGGTAATGCTACTCAAGGGGTTTGTTTTTCAGGGTTAGGGGTGTTTTATGGTGGCTTGTGCCTGAATTTGACTCCATCCTCCGGCTCTTCCGATACGATCCTTGATTATCGGAACTAGACCTGCGGTGCACGTCCAGCTTCCTCGCGAGGAAGGAGTGACGCAGCGTTGGCGGCCCTTCGTTTTACGGAGGCTGATTCACTTGTGTTAGTTACTCGGTCATGCAACGGGCCACGGCCCGCCCATGTCCTCCGCTTGGGCGGAGGTGGCCCGGAGGGTCGGAGGTGGGCTGTGGCCTGGCGGAGGTAGCCACAGGCCTGGGATGGATGGATGCTCGCCATCCACACGAAGCTATTTCATTCCATAGGTGTTTTCAACTTAAACAACAGCCACCTTGGGGGCATTCACCCGATCAAACTTTCCTCGGAACTTAGATACGGGATTCCCGACCAAACCTAGGTTGCTAGACGTGCCCCGTCCCGATCCAACCTCCCTCGGAGCTTAGATACGGGATTGAAACCTGCGGAGCACGTTTCCACTTCTCTTTGTTCTGAGATTACTTTAACTGGTTAGGTCGCTAGACGTACCCCGTACGGCTAGTCCCGATAGATTTGCAAGAATCGTATCGGGATCGTCCCGATCAAATCTCTTGTTGAGCTTTGATACGGGATTAAAACCTGCGGGGCACGTTTTAACTTCTCTTTAGTCTATGGTTTCTCTCTCTGGTTAAGCGCTAGACGTGCCCCGCACGGCTAGTCCCGATAGAGCTGATAAGGTCGATCGGGACAGTCCTCACTCAAATGGATGGCGACTCCCAGAAGAAGATGAAACGGAATGAGAGAATCAAGGCCCAACTGTCGCAGTCCTCACTCAAATGGATGGCGACTCCCAGTAAAGGAGCATACTATTTCGGCTTTGCCATTACTGTCGCAGTCCTCACTCAAATGGATGGCGACTCCCAGTGCGATCAGTAACGACGTAACGTATTATTTCCGTGTCGCAGTCCTCACTCAAATGGATGGCGACTCCCAGCGTAAGGAGTCCAAAGGTCGGTCCTTTCAGGATAAGGTCGCAGTCCTCACTCAAATGGATGGCGACTCCCAGGAAGATTTAAGGATGCACGCCTTTTCGGCTATTATGTCGCAGTCCTCACTCAAATGGATGGCGACTCCCAGTACTAAATGTGCTGCCTTAGAGATGCAATTCATGTGTCGCAGTCCTCACTCAAATGGATGGCGACTCCCAGAGCATACGTGTGTAATATGTATTTTGTTGCAATTCAGGCAATTAAAAAATCGGGATCGGTAATAATTTTGTCAAAGAACAAAGCATTAACAGCCCACAACATGTTGGCCAGTTGTGGGTTGGAAGCGGGCCAACACAGGATGCTATCGGAATCGGCACGTCGGGTAGACTGTAAAATCTGATTCAGTGCACGTTCTAACGCCCTTATTTCGGCTTGCTTGAAAGCTGGTGCTAAAAATAGGGATTTTTGTAGCCGCCGACAAGCTTTGGCCTTTAATGTTTTGGCGATTTTGTTGCGGAGTTTATCGTCGGTAATGTCGTAGCTGATGAGGTAGTTAGTCATGGTGGAACCACATTTTGGCGACGTAGCCAATGGTGATGCAAACCATCATGGCAATGAGTACATCTTCCAACCGATAATCGTACCAGGAGCGGCGTTTAGCGGGAGGTTCGGCGGCGAAGGCATTGCGCGAGCTCAGATTGTTGGTCTCCATTTCACTCAGCGGTTCGGGATGTATGCGGTGCCTGCTGGTGGGGTACATGGCCACGGAATCCTCGTTGATCTGGTACAGCCAAAACCGTACTCCGCCGAAGCCGCCACAGGCACCGCGGCCACGATCGTCTTTGCGGGTGCCGTCCATGCAGATACAGCCTACCCGGATGCCTTTTGGGGGCGTGAGGCCGGAGCTGTAACCCACCGCGTCTTCGCCTTCCAGGTCGGAGGTGCGGAAGAATTCTTCCCAGGCTTCTTCTTCGGCGATTACTACGCTGTCTTCGCTTTCGCCATTGAAGAAGTTGTCTTCCATCTCCCGCGCCAGTTTCTCGTGGATGGCGTCCAATACTTCGCCGGTCAATTCCTGGGCGAAGCTGTCAGTTTGACAACCTAATAAACCCAGTAATAGCAAGCAATAAATCGTTCTCATAATTTCTAAATTAAATGATTCGATGAAGGGGGGTAAAGTCTTTCAAACTTTGCGCCAGTTGCTGGGCATCCAGGTCGATTTTGAAGCGGCGGCTCCGGTTCTTTCCCGCTAAGGGCATTTTTTCATCCAAGTAGCTTAACATGGTGTTTACGACGGCTGGTTTGCCCGCCGCTTGCAGGTAGAAGCCCTCTTTTTCGGTGGCATCCGTAAAGTGCCCGGTGTTGACTGTTCCGCTGGTACACAATTGCAGGGCGACGGTTTCGGCCCAGGGGCGGTACAATTCGATGACATCAAAAACCAGTGTCGGGCGTTTGTACTCATCGGCGTGCAAAACGCCCGTATAGGGATCGAGCCCAGCCTTCATCAAACTCAATTCCACTTGGGCATAGAGAAACCCGTAGAGGTAATTGAGCAGTGCGTTGAAGGGATCCAGCGCTGGTCGCCTACTGCGCAGCGAAAAGTAAAAAGGCGAAGGCAACAGCTGGGCCAGGCCCCGGAAATAGAAGCGGGAGGCCGT is a window from the Lewinella sp. LCG006 genome containing:
- a CDS encoding reverse transcriptase family protein, producing MNKQTRQQHQNNKAVICSIRSITELGKLLKTHPQQLKLMAQQPSYKTFTIPKKGGGERQIENPSAPLKKVLSQLNRYLQSTYFFEKSNAAYGFVSGVRNDDDRRNVLTNAQKHLGRPYLLNIDLKDFFHSVSRGMVLQIFLEKPFRFKGELADLIADLCTYQERLPMGTPTSPTLSNFACRSLDDTLQAYATNMLWVYTRYADDMSFSSHQKINEEMIQSVKDLITQAGFRVNLRKVTRSGPEDAKIVTGLLLTDKVGLAPDFLPQLRSEVNQLAAAVRAQNEQGQLSTRWLTKMQQQVRGRISFAGFVLGRRHEQYMEIRDAFYTATNPPQEEFGAMSWRGFPYNF
- a CDS encoding RNA polymerase sigma factor — protein: MAKLLPMGSPENLVECLHRKYHKMLLTYSISVAKRFSHLPLKGDDYLQMFYLKVITNSEVIFAGYQQHGVKYLMSIIKNEILNTNRKQQKRKIREEEFCQEKVLATGKDESAKEYSLEDLLRIVKVRLKSMDYEIFVHYLEGYQAKEIAKMVGLNHQTVGTRIFRIKKDLQAYLGDLGFRE
- a CDS encoding SPOR domain-containing protein, whose amino-acid sequence is MMNLDPATALNLILGGILLGVIIFARLFAFALGNAWRRERYQEHYSTGASFRGGLELFVLFGILLLIWWSWAAPKESTSETSPDSYHRLESLMEVSEGIEQRSPVLYLSAIPVEEDFFAGSSFYLQVAAYENEPAATLHLAKLLEAGHPAEIRFPRAEDARSFWRVWIGPFLHREAVDSYQQQHQLKGLIREEFPHL
- a CDS encoding SPOR domain-containing protein, producing MQWIIPVQILVAIIIGGTVARSLSGVIRALVVRSIPVEKRLSEESFNIQTRTSTIIGAAVALLVAGGIYWGIESVKSYFPKEPLMVEEQTVILPFTPPTKEKDVESEEVPISAPITSSPAQATIPDASPATRPTAYEASVPIQTGKGTYYLQLGAYVDGTKALRHAQRLRERYGSLLQTVQLPETTGPNKVLLGPFLTRRDVVRYRQQHQLKGFVRHLP
- a CDS encoding PDDEXK nuclease domain-containing protein, with product MLPENTLRRHLFARENTSNGLLLKRWLLGQYLAQALSQSQLNATAFFRQQAGGLVALNSGSCSVTELRLAYRFYLAFPIKEELDLRLRWQHYRLLLALANAEARHFYLHQSARHNWTARELERQIRTHFFQRQQQASPLGIKAHYVFDFLLPDTSTLSELQLEAHLCDQLLHLLLELGPGFSFVNRQQMLCLPGGQRYFVDLLFYHISRRCHLLIELKTTPLTHRDIGQLDTYVRLFDQQYRPAHDAPSIGLLLCPDFSPDLLRFSALADQNNLMVATYSLPQKRK
- the cas2 gene encoding CRISPR-associated endonuclease Cas2 — translated: MTNYLISYDITDDKLRNKIAKTLKAKACRRLQKSLFLAPAFKQAEIRALERALNQILQSTRRADSDSILCWPASNPQLANMLWAVNALFFDKIITDPDFLIA
- the cas1 gene encoding CRISPR-associated endonuclease Cas1, producing MQLFLDSYGAFLGTRDGMFHLRLRQAEDRSFPVRDVKIIMLAQGVSISANAMRLAIENSIPIILLDRLEHPIGQVWSGQFGSIATIRKHQALWSTDVQGINWVRSVLLRKLAGQLEVLLRATADSMLDLGTEVGRIQRTYEQFSNWRYQGELLPDIAATFRGWEGTASRFYFRGLAQLLPSPFYFSLRSRRPALDPFNALLNYLYGFLYAQVELSLMKAGLDPYTGVLHADEYKRPTLVFDVIELYRPWAETVALQLCTSGTVNTGHFTDATEKEGFYLQAAGKPAVVNTMLSYLDEKMPLAGKNRSRRFKIDLDAQQLAQSLKDFTPLHRII